Below is a genomic region from Desulfobacter sp..
GCAGCAGACCATTCTCATGGATATCCATGAGCGGAAACAGGCTGAAATTCAGATCAAGGCCAGGGAAAATCTTCTTTACAAGGAAAATGAAAAACTGAGGGCCGCCCTTGGAAAAGGATCACAATTCTGCGGCATTGTCGGCCAGAGCCGGGCCATGCTTGAAGTGTACGACCTCATCCTCAGGGCGGCCGCCACCGATGTGAATGTCATTGTCTACGGGGAATCGGGAACGGGAAAAGAATTGGTGGCCCGGGCCGTCCACACCATGAGCGACCGTTGTTCCGGCCGTTTTGTTCCGGTCCATTGCGGGGCCATCCCCCTCAATCTCATGGAAAGCGAATTCTTCGGGGTGAAAAAAGGGGCCTTTACCGGAGCCCACCAGGACCGGTCCGGCCTTTTGGACCTGGCAGACAAGGGCACTTTGTTTATGGATGAGCTGGGCGAAATGGACTTGAGCTTTCAGGTCAAATTTCTCAGGGTGCTTGAAGGGGCCGGGTATATGCTCGTGGGGGGGCGGCAGGTCAGGGCACCGGATATTCGCATCGTGGCCGCCACCAACCAGGACCTGAACCGGCAGGTTAAAACCGGAAAAATGCGGGATGATTTTTTTTACAGGATCCATATCCTCCCCATTTACCTGCCCCCTTTGAGGGAGCGGAAAGAGGATATTCCCCTTCTCATCACCCATTTTTTGAAAAAACATCATGCCCAAAGCCAGGGACTTCCCGACCATCTCATGTCCGTCCTTCTTGCCCATGACTGGCCCGGAAATGTCCGGGAACTTGAAAACACCCTCCAGCGGTACCTCAACCTGGACAACCTGGAGCTGTTAAATACCGGAGCCGGACAACCTGTTCCATTGGCGTCTGCCCGGACCGGCCAGCACCTGAAGCCGGCATTGAACCGGTTTGAAAAAGCCCATATAAAAAATATCCTGGACCAATATCACTGGAACAGAAAGGCCACGGCCAAGGCATTGGGCATCGGCAGAAAGACCCTGTATTCAAAGATGAAATTGCTGGGCATCATCCGGATCGATATTGACCCGCCGGGTCATTTTACCCCCTGAGACGTAAAACCCATTCACAACAAGGCATTTATTCATCCTTTCTTTTCCGAAGGAAGGGAAATACCGCCAGAAGGGTCAAAACCGACCCGTTTTTTCCTCCCCATTCTTTTGGTTTCCTGCCTTTTGCTGCTGTAAAGCAGACCATTCAGGCCCTGGCACGCTTTGTGGATTATTATCGGGCATCTCTTAACCCCTATCCATTGAGGAGGAACCATGCCGGAAACATCGGCCGCCCTTTCATCAGAGGAAAAATCCCGTTTTTCAACCCTGAACCGGGAAAACCTTGATTTTCTTATGAACCGCTACAATAGGGTCAACCGCTGGGTCATCGGGGATATGATCCGGAGAAGCGCCTACCACCACCCCGATAAAATCGCCCTGGTATTCAAGGATAGATCCCTGACCTATGCCCAGCTGGAAAAGGAGAGCAACAGAGTGGCCAACGGCCTGGCCGATCTCGGGGTGAAAAAATACGACAGGGTGGCCATCCTGGCCCACAACACCATTGACCATGTCCTGACCTGGCTGGGCTGTTGTAAGATCGGGGCTGTATACCTTGCCATCAACTATCTGCTCAAGGGCAAAGATGTCTCCTATTGCATCGACCACTCCGAAAGCCGGGTATTTATTGTTGAAGATGCCCTGTACGAGCTGGTTGAAGATGTGGTGGAGGATATGGGCACGGTCCAGTCGTTTATCTGGTCCGACGACATGGGGGGGCAGGCACCGCCCACGGACCGGTTCATGGATTTTAAAACCTGGTACCGGGCCTATCCCGACACCGAGCCCGACACCATCCTCCGTATTGAGGACCCCTGCCAGATGACCTATACCAGCGGCACCGAGTCCCTTCCCAAGGGAGTGATCATCTCCAACCAGGCCCTCATGGCCCAATACATGGGTGCCATCGTGGACGGAAACTACGGGTCCGATGACATCAATGTCAATGCCCTGCCCATTTACCACTGCGCCCAGCGGGATGTGTTCATGAACCCCATGTTCTGGCTGGGGGGGACCAATATTCTGGTCACTCCGGAAATCGATACCATCCTTAAAACCATCGACAGCCAACGGGCCACCGTGTTTTTCACCCCGCCCACGGTATGGATCGGCCTCCTCCGCCACCCGGATTTTGATAAGTACGACCTTTCCTGCCTGAAAAAATGTTATTACGGGGCCTCCATTATGCCCGTGGAAGTACTCAAAGAAATCCTGGAGCGGCTGCCCGGGGCAGGGGTGTACAATTATTACGGACAGACGGAACTTGCTCCCTACCACACCATTCTCAAGGCAGAAGACGCTATGGACAAGATGGGCTCGGCCGGCATGGCCGGACTCAACATGGAAACCCGGCTGGAGGTTGAAACCGGCGTTCCCCTATCCACCCCCGGACAGCCCGGTGAAATATGCGGCAAAGGCCCCCATGCCATGATCATGTACTTTAAGGAGCCGGATAAGACGGAAGAGGCCATGGCAGGGGGATGGTTTCATTCCGGAGACATCGGTATTGAGGACGAAGACCGGTACATCTCGGTGGTGGACCGGAAAAAAGATATGATAAAGACCGGAGGGGAGAATGTCTCCACTCGGGAGGTGGAAGAGGCCATCTACCTGGACAAACGGGTGGAGGAGACCGCTGTCATCGGCCTTTCCCATGCAAAATGGGTGGAGGCAGTGGCTGCGGTTGTGGTTCCCAGGCAGGGAGAAAAAATCCTTGAGCAGGAAATCATCGACCTGTGCAGGGAACAGCTGGCTCTGTTCAAGGTCCCCAAAAAAGTGATCATTGCTGACGCCCTGCCCAAAACACCCACTGGCAAAATCCTGAAACGGAATATGAGGGAGGAATACAAACACCTGTTCTCGGAAACCTAGTGACAGGTCCTTAGCTGTTTAAGCCGTCGCCCCCGGGGCGGCGGCTGTGTAGCAGGGAGGAGCAAACGCAGGCAACAAAGAAGATGGTATTTTGATGATGGATTAGGGTTTCATCATGGCTTGAACCTTCCTGGATTCTGGTCTATGATAAAATATCTTAGGTTCATGAAAAAATAACCTCTAATGAATATGATACTCTTTGGAAAAACGATGGTCGCTAAAATTCTGACACTTATCTGCACGGTTATGATCATCCTTGTTTCTCCTGTACGTGCCGAGATGGTCATCACCTACCGGGCCCAGGAGAGTTCTACAGACAAACGGTATGACTATGATACGGCCCTGTTGGAACTGGCCATGGAAAAAACAAGGCCCACCCATGGTCCATACAGTCTAAGGCCCAGTCCGGAGATGAATTTTCCCAGGGCCAAATCCGTGATCAGGAACAATCATTACGGAAATTTTTTTGCAAAACTCAGTTATGAAGATAAGTACAAAGAAACCATGGATATGGATTTTGTAAAATTTCCGGTTGACCTGGGTATTGTCGGATATCGAATCTTTTTTGTCAGTGAACAGACCCGAAAAAAACTGTCCGCCGTGACCACCCTGGATATGCTCAAAACCTTTACCATGGGCCAGGGGGCCGGCTGGACAGATGTGGGAATTCTCAGGGCCGGGGGATTCAAGGTTGTAGCGGTTCCCACCTATGAAAGCCTTTTTAGAATGGTGGCCTGGAATCGGTTTGACCTGCTGCCCAGGGGGGCCAATGAAATCTTAGATGAATATGAATCCCATAAACAGATTAAAGATTTCACCTATGACACAAGTCTCTGCCTGGCCTATCCCCTCGGTTCTTTTATACCCACCCGTCCAACCAAAGGGCCATTGAGAGGGTGACCGCAGGATTAATGCGGGGATATGAAGATGGATCCGTACAAAAATTATGGCAGACCCATTATCAAAAGAGTATTGAGTTTGTGAAACTCCATAACCGGAAAATGATCAGGATTCCAAATCCTCGTATCAAAAATATTGGATTTGATTTTCAGCGGTTCTTTTTTACTCCGGATCATTAAAATCAGTTGAGAATTCTTAGGCTCCCGTTCAGAATACAACCTCCCAGATCTCTAATCTTTTGAATCATTTTCGTCGTTGGGTGGCTGGGCACATATGCTCCCCGCCACCCGACTTGAATACGATTAAAAATCCTAAGCCATATTTTGTAATATTTTAATTCAACCGTGACTTAATTTAAGGCCGGTTTTAAATGGTTTGCAATGCCCTTGTGTCTTTTTTTAGATCGATATTTTTGGCGGTTAGGCTTTTTTTTGTACCAGTGTGAATACGGTGATTTCAGAGGGCGCGCCAATCCTTAAAGGGGGGCCCCAATAACCGGTTCCCCGGCTGACATAAATCTGTGTATGGCCATGGGTGTGAAGGCCTTTGACATAGGGCTGATCCAGGGGGACCAGGTAGTTCCAGGGGATATACTGCCCGCCGTGGGTATGGCCGGTGATCAGCAGGTCCGCGCCTGCCGCCTCGGCCTGAAAAATGCTTTTGGGCTGGTGGGCCAGCATGATTTTGGTTAAATTTTCAGGTACGGAGGCCAGGGCGGCTTTGGGGCTGGAGGCGTGAAGGGGAACAATCTGCCCGGCCCTGTAATCGGTAACCCCGGACAGGGAAATTTGAGCCCCGTTACGGTGGATCATCCGGTTTTCGTTGAGCAATGACGTAAATCCCAAAGCGTTTATTTCTGCCAGCCAGGATTCAACCCCGGAATAGTACTCATGGTTGCCGGTAACAAAAAATTTGCCAAACCCTGCTTTAAGGGCGGCCAGGGGCGCTGTCTCAGAGCGTAAATCCTTTACATGTCCGTCTGCCAGATCGCCTGTCAATACGATCATGTCAGCGTTTTGATCGTTGGCTTTATCCACAACCGCTTTCACATAATCGCGCCTGATGGTCATGCTCACATGGATATCCGTGAGCTGAAGGATTTTAAACCCTTCAAATTCAGGGGGCAGACTGTCCAGAACAACTTGGATATCCACAACCCTGGGGATTTGTCTTGCATGGCCAACACCATAACCGGTTAGGGATCCTGTGGCCCCTAAGAGGGCAAGATTGGTGGTGTTGACCAGGAACAGGCGTTTGGATGAATCCTTTGGGGCAAGATTTTTTACACGGGTAAAAGAGGGGGGCAGGGCAGATGAAAACTTCAAGGCCGATAATTGTTTGATACTCGTTGTAATACTTTTGAAGATAAAAAACAGGCTGTCCCTCAACAGGATGGCCGCAAAGGTCAGGGTGAAAAATCCGAATGAGACATATGCGAACCAGGACAAGGGGATGGAGACAGGGCTGTCAGGGGTATTGAAACGGAAAAAGACGGCAATGGGAAGGGCCAGATAGCAAATGGATAGAAGAGCCCAGAGCAGGGCCTTCAGCCTGGGATTCACCCGGGCAGGCCTGATGACCCTTATCCCGAACAGCCCGTATATCAATGTTAATGCCAGGATGGCAGCTATAAAAAAATACATAATCATCTTATTGTTTAGTTGTTGTTTTTACTATTATAGAGGTTTAATGGTCTGTCTACAATACCCCGGAGTTATTCCAACGAACTGATCAAAACATTTAACAGGGTCCCGGGTGGTTGACTGGCCCTTGAAATTATAATAGATGAAAAGGGCAATAGGAGGATGAACACGAATGGATGCAAAAAATTTAATCAAGATTCTTGACCGGATGTACAAGATATTTGAACGGGCCATGGCGGGGTTTTCCCTGGACTGCCGAAAGGGATGTTCAGACTGCTGTACCTGTAACGTGACGGCCACCCGTCTGGAAACCGCATATTTTTTTTCCCGATTGACCCGGGATGAGGCTGAAACGGTAAGGGCCCGATTGGGAAAAGGGCTGCCGTCCAAAAGATATCGTCCCCGGCTGACAACCAACGGGTTTGCCTCAGCCTGTGTTCTTGGAAAAGAGGTTGAGAAGGAACAAAATGATCCAGACTGGGGAAGATGTCCCCTGATCGAAGACCGGCAGTGTACGGTATATGATGCAAGGCCCTTTGGCTGCCGGAGCATGGTCTCTGAAATTGCCTGCACAAAAAATGGATATGCCAGCATGCCGCCTTTGGCCCTGACCATCAGCAATATCTTTCTCCAGTATATTGAGCACCTGGATGCATCTTGGTTTTCAGGCAATTTCTTTGATATGCTCGAATTTTATCTGGATGGGGAAAACAAAGGGGCGGCAATGGATGATTTTTCCGGGTATTTGTCCCTTGAAAATATACAAGGGTATGATAATACAGGGGTATTCATCAAACATTGCAAAATTCCGGCTTTGATGATTCCCCCTGGGCACAGGAAAAAAATGGCTCCCATTCTTCAGGAGATCACAGCTCTGATGCCAGGGGAGGCCTTGACTTGAACCCCTTTGATAGTTTAAGTTTCAGCCCCATAAAAATTGACAACCCCCATTAATATAAGGATAGATCATGGGAAAGAATGTGGTAGATAAAATTGACAATAAGGTAAAAATAAACACCATGCTGGTGAGTGTCTCAGACAAAACCGGTCTTGAGACCTTTATTCCGGGGATGCTTGAAAAGAATCCCGATCTTCTGATCCTGTCCACCGGAGGCACCTATGCACGGCTAAAGGAGATCTTAACGGAAAAGGCTAAGACCTGTCTTAAACAGGTGTCCGAATATACAGGCCAGCCCGAAACCCAGGGGGGACTCGTGAAAACCCTTGATTTCAAAATTTACCTGGGCCTGCTCACCGAGACCTATAATCCGGCCCACCAGGATGATTTGAAGCGGACCCAGGCAAAAGCCATTGACATGGTGGTGGTGAATCTTTATCCCTTCAGCCAGACCATTGCCCAGGAGGGCGTGAGTGTTGAAAATGCCCGGGGCAATATTGATATTGGCGGACCCACCATGATCCGGGCCTCTGCCAAGAATTTCATCCGGGTGGCCTCGGTGGTGGATCCCTCTTCCTACCAGGGTATCCTGGACAAGGTCAGCGACCAGGACGGGGCGCTTACCCTTTCAGACCGGTATGAATTGTCCCAAAAAGCATTTGAGCATACTGCCCTTTACGACAGGACCATTGCCGACTACCTGGGCAGTCAGACCATGTCCCGGGTCCAATCATCTTATTCAACAGGAGAATAAACGATGTCCAAAGATTTAAAGCAGATGTATAAAACCATTATGGATGACCATTTTACCCCGGCAATGGAAATTTCCTTTGTGGACGGGGACAACCGCCAGACCTTGTTTTATGAAAAAGTCTCCTGGGTCATTGAAGGGGTTAAAAAGGGGTTGCGCTACGGAGAAAATCCGGGCCAGGAAGCAGCCCTTTACAGATTGGTCAACGGCAATCTGGCCCTGGGAGATGCAAAGACCATCACGCCGGGCAAATATCTGGTCTCAGACATTGAACTGCTTCAGTCAGGCAAGCATCCGGGCAAGACCAACCTTATGGATGCGGACAATTCCCTGAATATTCTCAGGTATTTTACCGACACCTCCTGCGCCGTGATCGTAAAACATAATAACCCCTGTGGTGCTGCCCGGGCAGATAGCCTGGAACAGGCCTATGCCAATGCATACATGGCAGACCGTGTGGCGGCCTTTGGGGGATGCATTGCCCTGAACAAGGCCGTGGACAAGGCCACCGCCGAAGCCA
It encodes:
- a CDS encoding acyl-CoA synthetase — protein: MPETSAALSSEEKSRFSTLNRENLDFLMNRYNRVNRWVIGDMIRRSAYHHPDKIALVFKDRSLTYAQLEKESNRVANGLADLGVKKYDRVAILAHNTIDHVLTWLGCCKIGAVYLAINYLLKGKDVSYCIDHSESRVFIVEDALYELVEDVVEDMGTVQSFIWSDDMGGQAPPTDRFMDFKTWYRAYPDTEPDTILRIEDPCQMTYTSGTESLPKGVIISNQALMAQYMGAIVDGNYGSDDINVNALPIYHCAQRDVFMNPMFWLGGTNILVTPEIDTILKTIDSQRATVFFTPPTVWIGLLRHPDFDKYDLSCLKKCYYGASIMPVEVLKEILERLPGAGVYNYYGQTELAPYHTILKAEDAMDKMGSAGMAGLNMETRLEVETGVPLSTPGQPGEICGKGPHAMIMYFKEPDKTEEAMAGGWFHSGDIGIEDEDRYISVVDRKKDMIKTGGENVSTREVEEAIYLDKRVEETAVIGLSHAKWVEAVAAVVVPRQGEKILEQEIIDLCREQLALFKVPKKVIIADALPKTPTGKILKRNMREEYKHLFSET
- a CDS encoding metallophosphoesterase is translated as MYFFIAAILALTLIYGLFGIRVIRPARVNPRLKALLWALLSICYLALPIAVFFRFNTPDSPVSIPLSWFAYVSFGFFTLTFAAILLRDSLFFIFKSITTSIKQLSALKFSSALPPSFTRVKNLAPKDSSKRLFLVNTTNLALLGATGSLTGYGVGHARQIPRVVDIQVVLDSLPPEFEGFKILQLTDIHVSMTIRRDYVKAVVDKANDQNADMIVLTGDLADGHVKDLRSETAPLAALKAGFGKFFVTGNHEYYSGVESWLAEINALGFTSLLNENRMIHRNGAQISLSGVTDYRAGQIVPLHASSPKAALASVPENLTKIMLAHQPKSIFQAEAAGADLLITGHTHGGQYIPWNYLVPLDQPYVKGLHTHGHTQIYVSRGTGYWGPPLRIGAPSEITVFTLVQKKA
- a CDS encoding sigma 54-interacting transcriptional regulator, producing the protein MSFRSADKALIDQVLSLERELNRYRAVFNNTGAGIIISEADMTISLANEEFARMSGYPRQTIEGEMKWTRVVAFPRDRDKMVRFHKARRKNPGEAPRNYEFTLIQKNGSHKHILARVGMIPGTDKSVGSFIDITPIVRAREEIRENESRLRGIVEAFEGFIYICGPDLRVSYVNKSLAAAIGRPELEFSCHKKLFDSDAPCAWCSLDAVFEGKTIKQEIQCPNTSRWYYAVSTPIYGPDHQVVQQQTILMDIHERKQAEIQIKARENLLYKENEKLRAALGKGSQFCGIVGQSRAMLEVYDLILRAAATDVNVIVYGESGTGKELVARAVHTMSDRCSGRFVPVHCGAIPLNLMESEFFGVKKGAFTGAHQDRSGLLDLADKGTLFMDELGEMDLSFQVKFLRVLEGAGYMLVGGRQVRAPDIRIVAATNQDLNRQVKTGKMRDDFFYRIHILPIYLPPLRERKEDIPLLITHFLKKHHAQSQGLPDHLMSVLLAHDWPGNVRELENTLQRYLNLDNLELLNTGAGQPVPLASARTGQHLKPALNRFEKAHIKNILDQYHWNRKATAKALGIGRKTLYSKMKLLGIIRIDIDPPGHFTP